In Caballeronia sp. Lep1P3, one DNA window encodes the following:
- the catA gene encoding catechol 1,2-dioxygenase — protein MDKQAIDALLQKFNESATSEGNARVKTVVNRIVRDLFYTIEDLDVTPSEFWSALNYLAEAGQSGELGLLAAGLGFEHFLDARLDEAEASAGLEGGTPRTIEGPLYVAGAPESVGHARLDDGTDPGQTLVMRGRVLDTEGKPLANALVEVWHANHLGNYSYFDKSQPAFNLRRSIRTDEQGNYSFRSVVPVGYSVPPQGKTQALLDLLGRHGHRPAHIHFFVSAPGYRKLTTQINIDGDPYLWDDFAFATRDGLVPEMRKAEGAEGKPYGVEGNFALIDFDFTLLAESTAAPATEVDRLRAAA, from the coding sequence ATGGACAAGCAAGCAATCGACGCGCTGCTGCAGAAGTTCAACGAGAGCGCCACGAGCGAAGGCAATGCGCGCGTGAAAACGGTCGTGAACCGGATCGTGCGCGATCTCTTTTACACCATCGAAGACCTGGACGTGACGCCGAGTGAGTTCTGGTCCGCGCTCAACTATCTCGCCGAGGCGGGTCAAAGCGGCGAGCTGGGTTTGCTGGCTGCGGGCCTTGGTTTCGAGCACTTTCTCGATGCGCGCCTCGATGAAGCCGAAGCCAGCGCGGGACTGGAGGGCGGCACGCCGCGCACGATCGAAGGGCCGCTGTACGTCGCCGGCGCGCCGGAATCGGTCGGCCATGCGCGTCTCGACGACGGCACCGATCCGGGTCAGACGCTCGTGATGCGCGGCCGCGTATTGGACACCGAGGGCAAGCCGCTTGCGAATGCGCTCGTCGAAGTGTGGCACGCGAATCATCTCGGCAACTACTCGTACTTCGACAAGTCGCAGCCCGCATTCAATCTGCGCCGCTCGATCCGAACGGATGAGCAAGGCAACTACAGCTTTCGCAGCGTGGTGCCGGTTGGCTATTCCGTGCCGCCGCAAGGCAAGACGCAGGCGCTGCTGGACCTGCTCGGGCGACACGGTCATCGGCCCGCGCACATTCATTTCTTCGTGTCCGCGCCGGGCTATCGAAAGCTCACGACTCAAATCAACATCGATGGCGATCCGTATCTCTGGGATGACTTCGCATTCGCAACCCGCGATGGGCTCGTGCCCGAAATGCGCAAGGCCGAAGGCGCAGAAGGAAAGCCTTATGGCGTGGAAGGCAACTTCGCGCTGATCGATTTCGACTTCACGTTACTCGCCGAAAGCACTGCGGCGCCTGCCACTGAGGTGGACCGCCTGCGCGCCGCGGCTTGA
- the catC gene encoding muconolactone Delta-isomerase, with protein sequence MLFHVEMTVQLPHDMSAERAAALKAEEKEMSQRLQRDGVWRHLWRIAGQYANVSIFDVDSPAHLHDVLSQLPLFPFMRIEVRALCRHASSIRDDDR encoded by the coding sequence ATGCTGTTCCATGTCGAAATGACCGTCCAGCTGCCGCACGACATGAGCGCGGAGCGCGCGGCGGCTTTGAAGGCCGAAGAGAAAGAGATGTCTCAGAGACTGCAGCGCGATGGCGTGTGGCGGCATCTCTGGCGCATCGCGGGGCAGTATGCGAATGTCAGCATCTTCGACGTCGATAGTCCCGCGCACCTGCACGATGTGCTTTCGCAGCTGCCATTGTTCCCGTTCATGCGCATCGAAGTGCGGGCGCTGTGTCGCCATGCATCTTCCATTCGCGACGATGACCGCTGA
- a CDS encoding LysR family transcriptional regulator, producing MRKLLEPSLYYFSVVAQAGSLTSATEKLGLTVSALSRHIAKLEGDLGVPLFERHARGMVLSHAGRLLLRHAQRTLADAQSVFEEIQGEERRRSRSITIACTEGFAFDFLPVSLAGFCREHPDVAIQLEVVPSDRASQMLLSGEASMALAFSFKPEPGVVVQFTQRAPVMALMHLEHPLAGRSTIGLKELTAYPVLLQDKGTTNRQLFDIACNVEGIEIVPMMTSRYVAALYRFAQVVPDAIMPSGYVSVAKRIGADELTAIAFDNPLLTQRRLQVMTLAGRQLDQLAEDCLRWVIEDLIQTSG from the coding sequence ATGCGCAAGCTGCTTGAACCGTCGCTCTACTATTTCTCGGTCGTCGCGCAAGCGGGCTCGCTTACGTCCGCAACGGAAAAGCTCGGGCTCACGGTATCCGCGCTGAGCCGGCATATCGCGAAGCTGGAGGGTGATCTCGGCGTGCCGCTATTCGAGCGTCATGCGCGGGGCATGGTGTTGTCGCATGCGGGACGCCTGTTGCTGCGCCATGCACAGCGCACGCTCGCGGATGCGCAATCTGTCTTCGAGGAGATACAGGGGGAAGAGCGCCGGCGATCGCGGAGCATCACCATCGCCTGCACGGAGGGATTTGCGTTCGACTTTTTGCCTGTCTCGCTCGCGGGGTTCTGCCGCGAGCATCCCGACGTGGCGATACAACTCGAAGTGGTGCCCTCGGATCGCGCGAGTCAGATGCTGCTTTCAGGCGAGGCGTCGATGGCGCTTGCGTTCAGCTTCAAGCCCGAGCCGGGCGTCGTCGTGCAATTCACGCAGCGCGCACCGGTGATGGCCCTGATGCATCTCGAGCATCCGCTTGCGGGGCGCTCGACAATCGGGCTCAAGGAACTGACCGCGTATCCGGTCTTGCTGCAGGACAAGGGCACGACGAATCGGCAACTGTTCGATATCGCGTGCAATGTGGAAGGCATCGAGATCGTGCCGATGATGACGAGCCGCTACGTGGCCGCGCTTTATCGCTTCGCGCAGGTCGTGCCGGACGCGATCATGCCGTCGGGTTATGTGTCGGTCGCGAAGCGAATCGGTGCGGATGAACTGACCGCTATCGCCTTCGATAACCCTTTGCTCACGCAGCGGCGGCTTCAGGTGATGACGCTCGCCGGGCGGCAACTCGACCAACTTGCCGAGGATTGCTTGCGGTGGGTCATCGAGGATCTGATTCAGACGTCGGGTTAA
- a CDS encoding M20 family metallopeptidase: MSRQSALAHARTHFDSGDFLVTLSRRVALATESQRADAAPLLRRYLSEEIENSLAKLGFVCEIVENPVAGMPPFLVGERMESPDRPTVLLYGHGDVIDGDASNWTNERSPWRVSVEGERWYGRGIADNKAQHSINLAALAAVFAERGELGFNAKIIFEMGEEVGSPGLDAMCEALRERLCADLLIASDGPRQRASSPTIFLGSRGALHFRLRVTNPAGARHSGNWGGVLANPATVLANALATLVDGKGRIRINGLLPPPIPPHVRERVAQLEVGADEGDPALSANWGEPGLTPAERVFAWNTLEVLAMNAGNIAHPVSAIPRAAEAVCQLRFVVGTDWLHAKKLIEEHLAREGFHDIEVTIEASGAATRLDPNDPWVAFTERSIEASTAKTVTLLPNLGGTIPNECFADTLGLATIWIPHSYPGCRQHAPDEHVLAPVMREALQLMTGVFWDLGDADVPGAR, translated from the coding sequence ATGTCCCGACAAAGCGCTCTCGCTCACGCCCGCACCCACTTCGATAGCGGCGACTTCCTCGTCACCTTGAGCCGCCGCGTCGCGCTTGCGACAGAAAGCCAACGCGCCGATGCAGCACCGCTTCTGCGCCGCTATTTAAGCGAGGAAATCGAAAACTCGCTCGCGAAGCTCGGCTTCGTGTGCGAAATCGTGGAAAACCCCGTGGCCGGCATGCCGCCCTTCCTTGTTGGCGAGCGCATGGAGTCACCCGATCGTCCTACGGTGCTGCTATATGGACACGGCGATGTGATCGACGGCGACGCATCCAACTGGACGAACGAACGTTCGCCGTGGCGAGTGAGTGTCGAAGGCGAGCGCTGGTATGGACGCGGTATCGCCGACAACAAGGCGCAGCATTCGATCAATCTCGCAGCGCTCGCGGCCGTGTTCGCCGAGCGCGGTGAGTTGGGCTTCAACGCGAAGATCATCTTCGAAATGGGCGAAGAGGTCGGCTCGCCGGGACTCGACGCCATGTGCGAAGCACTGCGCGAACGCCTGTGCGCTGATTTGCTGATCGCATCCGACGGCCCGCGCCAGCGCGCGTCGTCGCCAACGATCTTTCTCGGCTCGCGCGGCGCGCTGCATTTCCGTCTGCGCGTAACGAACCCGGCGGGCGCGCGTCATTCCGGCAACTGGGGCGGCGTGCTGGCGAACCCGGCTACGGTGCTCGCCAATGCACTCGCCACACTCGTCGATGGCAAGGGCCGCATTCGCATCAACGGCCTTCTGCCGCCGCCGATTCCGCCGCACGTGCGCGAGCGCGTCGCGCAACTCGAAGTGGGCGCTGACGAAGGCGATCCCGCGCTGTCCGCGAACTGGGGCGAACCCGGACTCACGCCCGCCGAGCGCGTCTTCGCATGGAACACCCTCGAAGTGCTCGCGATGAACGCGGGCAATATCGCGCACCCCGTGAGCGCGATTCCGCGCGCGGCCGAGGCGGTGTGCCAGTTGCGCTTCGTCGTCGGCACGGACTGGCTGCACGCGAAGAAACTCATCGAAGAGCATCTCGCGCGTGAGGGCTTTCACGATATCGAAGTGACGATAGAGGCATCGGGCGCGGCCACGCGCCTCGATCCAAACGATCCCTGGGTCGCGTTCACCGAGCGCTCGATCGAGGCATCGACCGCCAAGACAGTGACGCTCTTGCCCAATCTCGGCGGCACGATTCCAAACGAATGCTTCGCCGATACGCTCGGCCTCGCGACAATCTGGATCCCGCATTCGTATCCCGGTTGCCGTCAGCACGCACCCGATGAACACGTGCTTGCGCCCGTCATGCGCGAAGCGTTGCAACTGATGACCGGCGTTTTCTGGGACCTGGGCGATGCCGACGTTCCCGGCGCGCGCTGA
- a CDS encoding MFS transporter: protein MDSTVIEDRIETQSAKPFRRLIVATSIGNALEWFDFAAYGFFAVTLSKLFFPAHDETVSLLMTFGTFGLSYVFRPLGALVLGRYADRRGRKAALLVSLALTTVGTLVCALIPTYAAIGLAAPIGLMTARILIAFSTGGEFGSGTALMIEQKSKRKAFLASWQFSSQGMSTVLASFAGLALSTMLSPEQIETWGWRAPFIFGLLVAPVGLYIRKHIDDTLPASSQQAHKSAPVRDLLAHNKGRIFLAAGIMAVSTAASYLMILYMPTYAVKQLHLPASTGFAATVVTGTILMLFTPLMGHLADRYGRSRMMVLSASITLVTIYPCFAWLLSSPSFGVLMAIMVLAGALKAIYFGPLAAVLSSLFPTSLRSTGLGFSYNIGVMAFGGFTPWLVTAMIGATHNPLSPALYLMACALLSLACIALYHFKLVKYI from the coding sequence ATGGATTCGACTGTCATCGAGGATCGCATAGAGACGCAAAGCGCGAAGCCCTTTCGGCGGCTCATCGTCGCGACGAGCATCGGCAACGCGCTGGAGTGGTTCGACTTCGCCGCGTATGGCTTCTTCGCGGTCACGCTCTCGAAGCTCTTCTTCCCCGCACACGACGAGACCGTGTCGCTTCTGATGACCTTCGGCACATTCGGGCTTTCGTATGTATTCCGTCCGCTCGGCGCGCTCGTTCTCGGGCGTTATGCCGACCGTCGCGGACGCAAGGCCGCGTTGCTCGTATCGCTCGCGCTCACCACGGTCGGCACGCTCGTTTGCGCGTTGATTCCGACCTATGCCGCAATAGGCCTCGCGGCGCCCATCGGTCTCATGACCGCGCGCATCCTGATCGCATTTTCGACGGGCGGCGAATTCGGCAGCGGCACCGCATTGATGATCGAGCAGAAGAGCAAGCGCAAGGCGTTCCTCGCAAGCTGGCAGTTCTCCAGCCAGGGCATGAGCACGGTGCTCGCATCGTTCGCGGGACTGGCTCTAAGCACGATGCTTTCGCCCGAACAGATAGAAACGTGGGGCTGGCGCGCGCCGTTCATCTTCGGTCTTCTCGTTGCGCCGGTCGGTCTCTATATCCGCAAGCATATCGACGATACGTTGCCCGCTTCGTCGCAGCAGGCGCACAAGAGCGCACCCGTTCGCGATCTTCTCGCGCACAACAAGGGCCGCATCTTTCTCGCCGCGGGCATCATGGCGGTATCGACGGCGGCGAGCTATCTGATGATCCTCTACATGCCGACGTATGCGGTCAAGCAACTGCATCTGCCCGCATCGACAGGCTTCGCGGCCACGGTCGTGACCGGCACTATCCTGATGCTCTTCACGCCTCTCATGGGCCATCTCGCGGACCGCTACGGCCGCAGCCGCATGATGGTGCTGTCCGCCAGCATCACGCTGGTCACCATCTATCCGTGCTTCGCGTGGCTGCTGTCCAGCCCGTCGTTCGGCGTGCTCATGGCGATCATGGTGCTGGCCGGCGCGCTCAAGGCAATCTACTTCGGGCCGCTTGCCGCCGTGCTGTCGTCGCTCTTTCCCACATCGTTGCGCAGCACGGGGCTGGGCTTCAGCTACAACATCGGCGTGATGGCCTTCGGCGGCTTTACACCGTGGCTCGTCACGGCGATGATCGGCGCGACGCACAACCCGCTTTCGCCTGCACTCTATCTGATGGCGTGCGCGTTGCTGAGTCTCGCGTGCATCGCGCTCTATCACTTCAAGCTCGTCAAATACATCTGA
- a CDS encoding aminotransferase class V-fold PLP-dependent enzyme — protein sequence MTQDLRNGLNDLDDFSGWLMYHSVGVYPGHRHAMRDALASFADVWCAADDTRWDAALGARAKLLGDWAALIGASDAEVFAAQNVTDAFARYLDGLADKTLANRTVLVAADCFPSLHFLLSGLAERRGFALRTVRVREGESYVRDEDFIEAWTDDVALALVTWVSSLTSKRVSLAAMCEQARRRGSLVALDVTQGIGILPFDVKETPFDFVCGSTLKWLCGAPGTGLGYIASKSLHDNANPAVRGWFSQEDPFNWNIHSFSYASGARRFDTGTPSILPFVASQPGMSWLRAQPAGSVRAHNLALAHELIAMVDDKGYRLLSPRNDDERGGSIMAEVPAHLDAAKIVLQLKGAGVFVDSRSRTLRFSPGVCTTRAGLDRLAQCLPQ from the coding sequence ATGACCCAGGACCTTCGCAACGGCTTGAACGACTTGGACGACTTCAGCGGCTGGCTCATGTACCACTCGGTCGGCGTGTATCCGGGGCATCGTCACGCGATGCGCGACGCGCTCGCCTCGTTCGCCGATGTCTGGTGCGCCGCCGACGACACGCGCTGGGACGCGGCGCTCGGCGCGCGCGCGAAGCTGCTCGGCGACTGGGCCGCGCTCATCGGCGCGAGCGATGCAGAGGTCTTTGCCGCACAGAACGTCACCGATGCATTCGCGCGTTACCTCGACGGCCTCGCCGACAAGACGCTCGCGAATCGCACGGTGCTCGTCGCCGCCGACTGCTTTCCGAGTCTTCACTTTCTGCTTTCGGGTCTTGCTGAACGGCGCGGCTTCGCGCTACGCACGGTGCGCGTGCGCGAAGGAGAATCGTATGTGCGCGACGAAGACTTCATCGAAGCCTGGACCGACGATGTCGCGCTCGCGCTCGTCACATGGGTATCGTCGCTGACGTCCAAGCGCGTGAGTCTCGCGGCGATGTGCGAACAGGCGCGTCGTCGCGGCAGTCTCGTCGCGCTCGATGTGACGCAGGGCATCGGCATCCTTCCGTTCGACGTGAAGGAAACGCCCTTCGACTTCGTGTGCGGCTCGACGCTGAAGTGGCTATGCGGCGCGCCGGGTACGGGCCTCGGCTATATCGCGTCGAAGTCGTTGCATGACAACGCAAACCCCGCCGTGCGCGGATGGTTCAGTCAGGAAGATCCGTTCAACTGGAATATTCATTCGTTTTCCTATGCATCCGGTGCGCGTCGCTTCGACACCGGAACGCCCTCGATTCTGCCGTTCGTCGCGTCGCAACCGGGCATGTCGTGGCTGCGCGCGCAGCCTGCGGGCAGCGTGCGCGCACACAACCTCGCGCTCGCTCACGAACTCATCGCGATGGTCGACGACAAGGGCTATAGGCTGCTCTCTCCGCGCAACGACGACGAGCGCGGCGGCAGCATCATGGCCGAAGTGCCCGCGCATCTCGATGCCGCGAAGATCGTCCTGCAACTGAAGGGCGCCGGCGTCTTCGTCGATTCGCGAAGCCGCACGCTGCGTTTCTCGCCGGGCGTCTGCACCACGCGCGCGGGACTCGACCGGCTTGCGCAATGTCTGCCGCAATGA